Proteins found in one Myxococcaceae bacterium JPH2 genomic segment:
- a CDS encoding pyridoxal phosphate-dependent aminotransferase: protein MKLARRLQAIKPSATLALNARAKALAAQGVDVVVLAAGEPDFDTPDFVKQAAIDALKGGFTKYTATSGIPELREAIRQKLEKDNALKFAADQILVTAGGKQGLYNTFQALLDEGDEVIVFAPYWVSYPDMVHLAGGRPVIIPTREEDGFAPDPEAIRRALTPRTRAIILNSPANPTGAVYSRATLERIADAVRGHDCLIVSDDMYEKLLYEGQFLNLGNVAPDLIPRLVVSNGLSKSYAMTGWRIGYVAGPKPLIAAMTMVQDQSTSNASSIAQKAAVAALQGPSDTISAMVAEYKARRDLFVQGLNALDGVRCRMPEGAFYALADVRGLAQRRYKGAPVGDSMRISEILLDDFRVAAVPGDPFGAPGYVRMSFVTSREVLRKGLARLGEFVAALS, encoded by the coding sequence ATGAAACTCGCTCGCCGGCTCCAGGCCATCAAGCCGTCCGCCACCCTCGCGCTGAATGCCCGTGCCAAGGCCCTGGCGGCCCAAGGCGTGGACGTGGTCGTGCTGGCGGCGGGCGAGCCGGACTTCGACACGCCGGACTTCGTGAAGCAGGCCGCCATCGACGCGTTGAAGGGCGGCTTCACCAAGTACACCGCCACGTCCGGCATCCCCGAGCTGCGCGAGGCCATCCGCCAGAAGCTGGAGAAGGACAACGCGCTGAAGTTCGCGGCGGATCAGATCCTGGTGACCGCGGGCGGCAAGCAGGGCCTCTACAACACCTTCCAGGCGCTGCTGGACGAGGGCGACGAGGTCATCGTCTTCGCCCCCTACTGGGTGAGCTACCCGGACATGGTGCACCTGGCGGGCGGGCGCCCCGTCATCATCCCCACGCGAGAGGAAGACGGCTTCGCGCCGGACCCCGAGGCCATCCGCCGCGCGCTCACGCCGCGCACGCGCGCCATCATCCTCAATAGCCCGGCGAACCCCACGGGCGCCGTCTACTCGCGCGCCACGCTGGAGCGCATCGCGGACGCCGTGCGCGGCCATGACTGCCTCATCGTCAGCGACGACATGTACGAGAAGCTCTTGTACGAGGGCCAGTTCCTCAACCTGGGCAACGTGGCGCCGGACCTCATTCCGCGGCTGGTGGTGTCCAACGGCCTGAGCAAGTCGTACGCGATGACGGGCTGGCGCATCGGCTACGTGGCGGGGCCCAAGCCGCTCATCGCCGCCATGACGATGGTGCAGGACCAGTCCACCTCCAACGCCTCGTCCATCGCGCAGAAGGCGGCGGTGGCCGCGCTCCAGGGGCCTTCGGACACCATCTCCGCCATGGTGGCCGAGTACAAGGCCCGGCGAGACCTGTTCGTCCAGGGGCTCAACGCGCTCGATGGCGTGCGCTGCCGGATGCCCGAGGGCGCCTTCTACGCCCTGGCGGACGTGCGCGGCCTGGCTCAGCGTCGCTACAAGGGCGCGCCGGTGGGCGACTCGATGCGCATCTCGGAGATCCTCTTGGACGACTTCCGCGTGGCGGCCGTGCCGGGAGATCCGTTCGGCGCGCCGGGCTACGTGCGGATGAGCTTCGTCACCTCGCGCGAGGTGCTGCGCAAGGGGCTCGCGCGGCTGGGCGAGTTCGTCGCTGCGTTGAGCTGA
- a CDS encoding 1-acyl-sn-glycerol-3-phosphate acyltransferase, with the protein MSRVHGRGSPSCDTVRDTIGLPFSIVFWAFFGLTSAVLFVGAVLVWLITLPFDPNGRVLHLYSCLWAQLYVYVNPLWRLRIEGREHLPWRGAAVLVANHESLGDVLVLFGLYRPFKWVSKAENFKLPFIGWNMRLNRYVPLVRGDKESIGRMMAQCEAWLSRGVPILMFPEGTRSADGNVKAFKDGAFTLAVHHGCPVIPIVVTGTARTLPKHGLVMRNQARCHVRVLPPMDPAAFNGDVHALRDAVRERIITEKARMQEPEPPP; encoded by the coding sequence TCTCCATCGTCTTCTGGGCCTTCTTCGGGCTCACCAGCGCCGTGCTCTTCGTGGGCGCCGTGCTGGTGTGGCTCATCACGCTCCCGTTCGACCCGAACGGCAGGGTGCTCCACCTGTACTCATGCCTCTGGGCGCAGCTCTACGTGTATGTGAACCCGCTCTGGCGCCTGCGCATCGAGGGCCGCGAGCACCTGCCCTGGCGCGGCGCCGCGGTGCTGGTGGCCAACCACGAGTCGCTCGGGGACGTGCTGGTCCTCTTCGGCCTCTATCGCCCCTTCAAGTGGGTCTCCAAGGCGGAGAACTTCAAGCTGCCGTTCATCGGCTGGAACATGCGGCTCAACCGCTACGTGCCGCTCGTGCGCGGCGACAAGGAGAGCATCGGGCGCATGATGGCGCAGTGCGAGGCGTGGCTCTCGCGTGGCGTCCCCATCCTCATGTTCCCGGAGGGGACCCGCTCGGCGGACGGAAACGTGAAGGCATTCAAGGATGGGGCCTTCACGCTGGCGGTGCACCATGGCTGTCCTGTCATCCCCATCGTCGTGACCGGCACCGCGCGCACGCTGCCGAAGCATGGGCTGGTGATGCGAAACCAGGCCCGTTGCCACGTGCGCGTCCTGCCCCCGATGGATCCCGCTGCCTTCAATGGGGACGTGCACGCCCTGCGGGACGCGGTCCGAGAACGCATCATCACGGAGAAGGCTCGGATGCAGGAGCCCGAGCCTCCCCCCTGA
- a CDS encoding BamA/TamA family outer membrane protein — MSRSVVAAVFVGAVALLWARGARAQEVDPGPTQVVGEVVVNETGRTTAATIQGYARVDEGDALTQADLLKVERRLTATGLFQDVHVGTEPMADGRVRLVLEVEDKASWVVAPTFALSSSNVGGGLLYAENNLWGRSKKFAVAAQVSTAESGLFMGYLDPNLFGLPQLKLSLEGQLRSDRVEEYRPGATQESPEVVRRTRLNSASIAGELGVMLFERVRAAAKYRLMLIDARPPSQDTPVTEPAFEPGPSQRDTSLRLMVGIDTRQTLHAVMEGLNLEASYELSSPGVWSEFQYRKFGLLYRHGLRFFEEHNLVLRAEAALGTDLPFQQELVLGGNSLRGFLHRQFRGDTRLSFTAEYHFPLFTIRSLAFRGVGFSDTGLMLWRSIPEDRQLRDVTGRVVRGYLPDAKAGLDGATLAQGVGAGLRLYLRNVVLPLVGVDVAYGVNSGELRFYLVAGVTSS, encoded by the coding sequence ATGAGTCGAAGCGTCGTGGCAGCCGTGTTCGTCGGAGCCGTGGCCCTGCTGTGGGCACGCGGCGCGCGAGCACAAGAGGTCGACCCCGGGCCCACCCAGGTGGTGGGCGAGGTCGTCGTGAACGAGACGGGCCGCACGACGGCCGCGACCATCCAAGGCTATGCGCGCGTGGACGAGGGCGACGCGCTCACGCAGGCGGACCTGCTCAAGGTCGAGCGGAGACTCACCGCCACGGGCCTGTTCCAGGACGTGCACGTGGGCACCGAGCCCATGGCCGATGGCCGCGTGCGGCTCGTGTTGGAGGTGGAGGACAAGGCCTCGTGGGTGGTCGCGCCCACCTTCGCGTTGTCATCCTCCAACGTGGGCGGAGGCCTGCTCTACGCGGAGAACAACCTCTGGGGCCGAAGCAAGAAGTTCGCGGTGGCCGCGCAGGTGAGCACGGCCGAGAGCGGCCTGTTCATGGGCTATCTGGATCCCAACCTGTTCGGCCTGCCGCAGCTCAAGCTGAGCCTGGAGGGACAGCTTCGCAGCGACCGCGTGGAGGAGTATCGCCCCGGCGCGACGCAAGAGTCGCCGGAGGTGGTGCGCCGCACGCGACTCAACTCGGCCTCCATCGCGGGCGAGCTGGGGGTCATGCTGTTCGAGCGCGTGCGCGCGGCGGCGAAGTACCGGCTGATGTTGATCGACGCGCGACCGCCGAGCCAGGACACGCCCGTGACCGAGCCCGCCTTCGAGCCCGGCCCTTCGCAGCGCGACACCTCGCTGCGCCTGATGGTGGGAATCGACACGCGGCAGACGCTGCACGCGGTGATGGAGGGCCTGAACCTGGAGGCCTCCTATGAGCTGTCGAGCCCTGGCGTGTGGAGCGAGTTCCAGTATCGGAAGTTCGGCCTGCTCTACCGACACGGCCTGCGGTTCTTCGAGGAGCACAACCTCGTGCTGCGCGCGGAGGCGGCGCTGGGAACGGACCTGCCCTTCCAGCAGGAGCTGGTGCTCGGAGGCAACTCGCTGCGGGGCTTCCTCCACCGACAGTTCCGAGGCGACACCCGCCTGTCCTTCACCGCCGAGTATCACTTCCCGCTCTTCACCATCCGCTCGCTGGCCTTCCGCGGCGTGGGGTTCTCGGACACGGGCTTGATGCTCTGGCGCTCGATTCCCGAGGACCGCCAGCTGCGCGACGTCACGGGGCGCGTGGTGCGCGGCTACCTCCCGGACGCGAAGGCGGGCCTCGACGGAGCCACGCTCGCGCAGGGCGTGGGCGCCGGCCTGCGCCTGTATTTGCGCAACGTGGTGCTGCCCCTCGTCGGCGTGGATGTGGCCTATGGCGTCAACTCCGGCGAGCTGCGCTTCTACCTGGTCGCGGGTGTCACCTCTTCCTGA
- the rsmD gene encoding 16S rRNA (guanine(966)-N(2))-methyltransferase RsmD, whose amino-acid sequence MRIVAGTARGRSLAGPKATSQHIRPTADRVRETLFNMLGQFLDGQRVLDLYAGTGALGLEALSRGAGHLVMVDQDREAQALCRQNAEHLGFTAQTTLLAQPVNRALETLARQGERFDIVFADPPYAARVVESVLESVAKVVAPGGTVVVEHDKREAAPESHAGLTQEDQRRFGDTLVTFYRAPAESPSTIA is encoded by the coding sequence ATGCGCATCGTGGCGGGCACGGCCCGGGGACGCTCGTTGGCGGGCCCCAAGGCGACATCGCAGCACATCCGCCCCACGGCGGACCGGGTCCGGGAGACCCTCTTCAACATGCTGGGCCAGTTCCTGGACGGCCAGCGCGTGCTGGACCTGTACGCGGGGACGGGCGCGCTCGGGCTGGAGGCGCTCTCTCGGGGCGCGGGCCACCTGGTGATGGTGGATCAGGACCGCGAGGCCCAGGCGCTGTGCCGGCAGAACGCGGAGCACCTGGGCTTCACCGCCCAGACGACGCTGCTGGCGCAGCCGGTGAATCGGGCGCTGGAGACGTTGGCGCGACAGGGCGAGCGCTTCGACATCGTCTTCGCGGACCCGCCCTATGCGGCGCGGGTGGTGGAGTCCGTGCTGGAGAGCGTGGCGAAGGTGGTGGCGCCCGGCGGCACGGTCGTGGTGGAGCACGACAAGCGCGAGGCGGCGCCCGAGTCCCACGCGGGGCTCACGCAGGAAGATCAACGGCGGTTCGGGGACACGCTGGTGACCTTCTACCGGGCGCCGGCCGAGTCCCCGTCGACCATTGCTTGA
- the infC gene encoding translation initiation factor IF-3 produces MIREQRSSRGGSRDQRTNRRIRAREVRVVGPDGAQLGVMPLEAALERARSEGLDLVEISPMATPPVCKIMDYGKFKYEEKKKASDAKRAQVTVQLKEVKLRPKTEEHDYEFKVRNVRRFIEDGNKAKVVIQFRGREITHKELGSAILDDVMKDLKDIAIAEQMPRMEGRQMYMILGPTPKVAQRAREAVRQAAASARRAPAPAAPGGAPARESTDNAQSDDAAPESTPSPAP; encoded by the coding sequence ATCATTCGCGAACAACGAAGCAGCCGCGGCGGGAGCCGCGACCAGAGAACCAACCGTCGTATCCGTGCTCGTGAAGTCCGGGTCGTGGGTCCGGATGGCGCGCAGCTTGGCGTCATGCCGCTCGAAGCAGCGCTGGAGCGGGCTCGCTCGGAGGGGCTCGACCTCGTCGAGATCAGCCCCATGGCGACGCCGCCGGTCTGCAAGATCATGGACTACGGCAAGTTCAAGTACGAGGAGAAGAAGAAGGCCTCGGACGCCAAGCGGGCCCAGGTCACGGTGCAGCTGAAGGAAGTGAAGCTGCGGCCGAAGACCGAGGAGCACGACTACGAGTTCAAGGTCCGCAACGTCCGCCGGTTCATCGAGGACGGGAACAAGGCCAAGGTCGTCATCCAGTTCCGCGGTCGTGAGATCACCCACAAGGAACTGGGCAGCGCCATCCTCGACGATGTCATGAAGGACCTGAAGGACATCGCGATCGCGGAGCAGATGCCGCGCATGGAAGGCCGGCAGATGTACATGATCCTCGGCCCGACGCCGAAGGTCGCCCAGCGCGCCCGTGAGGCCGTGCGTCAGGCGGCTGCGAGCGCTCGCCGAGCTCCAGCTCCTGCTGCACCGGGTGGCGCACCCGCCCGTGAGTCCACGGACAACGCCCAGAGCGACGACGCTGCTCCCGAGTCGACGCCGAGCCCGGCCCCGTAA
- a CDS encoding DUF4091 domain-containing protein encodes MRATVLGVVVLLVGMVARADPQVYAESLMVKVRPDTAPHAGNAVRLTAARNEAVSFQVIVHGGDTGASAVTARCAGLDGPVHLGGRQLTLYREGYLDVTVPSGGPGEVGSWPDALTPDVDEVFGEPRRAFPFDVPRGESRGIWVDLLVPEDAPPGSYQGTVEVRDAERALGSVSVALTVVDVVLPSTPLYATAFGLEPDLVCEAHTGRKDCGSDDARASLVGLYARLALDHRITLSDVFVIQPSGGWWDRFDAVYGPLLDGTAATRLKGARMTSAQYMGPLEDGALASFVEHFTARGWIDRAYDYTADEPPLFSTYDALRARATVLQRSAPGLVRMVTTSLPKAQANGVEDLIGRISVLIQLMSSNAPADAGVERPAYDTFLTRPGTSLWLYQSCSSHGCVGGMSAEKHWPSYMVDHAAALNRAMPWVVFLQHASGESYYETTARLPTAWTDQSFYGGNGDGTLFYPGTPERIGGTTHVPLPSLRLKLLRAGVQDYEWLMRVAEAGDPDFAAQVARELVPAADQITLDGDAFERARERLIARSLELGPGGPRQESIWSTDRGFSETTGCGCGETSPGTALTACGAGLVWALLRRRRRLQRSLQSELSKRTRGSFPSRRP; translated from the coding sequence ATGCGCGCAACGGTGCTGGGCGTGGTCGTACTGCTGGTGGGAATGGTCGCGCGCGCGGACCCCCAGGTCTATGCCGAGAGCTTGATGGTGAAGGTCCGTCCCGACACCGCGCCCCACGCGGGGAATGCGGTGCGGCTCACGGCGGCGCGCAACGAGGCCGTGAGCTTCCAGGTCATCGTGCACGGCGGGGACACCGGGGCGAGCGCTGTCACGGCCCGCTGCGCGGGACTGGACGGCCCGGTACACCTGGGAGGTCGTCAGCTCACGCTCTACCGTGAGGGTTACCTGGACGTGACGGTGCCGTCGGGGGGACCGGGCGAGGTGGGCTCCTGGCCGGATGCGCTGACGCCCGACGTGGACGAAGTCTTCGGCGAACCTCGGCGGGCGTTCCCGTTCGACGTGCCCCGAGGGGAGTCTCGGGGCATCTGGGTGGATCTGCTCGTGCCAGAGGACGCTCCACCCGGGAGCTACCAGGGCACCGTGGAGGTGCGGGACGCGGAGCGGGCGCTGGGCTCGGTCTCCGTGGCGCTGACCGTGGTGGATGTGGTGCTGCCCAGCACGCCCCTGTATGCCACGGCCTTCGGGCTGGAGCCGGACCTCGTCTGCGAGGCGCACACGGGCCGCAAGGACTGCGGCAGCGATGACGCGCGCGCCAGCCTGGTGGGGCTCTACGCGCGGCTGGCGTTGGACCATCGCATCACGCTGTCGGACGTGTTCGTCATCCAGCCATCGGGCGGGTGGTGGGATCGCTTCGACGCGGTCTATGGGCCGCTGCTGGATGGCACCGCGGCCACGCGCTTGAAGGGGGCGCGGATGACGAGCGCCCAGTACATGGGGCCCCTGGAGGACGGCGCGCTGGCCTCGTTCGTGGAGCACTTCACCGCGCGGGGATGGATTGATCGCGCGTACGACTACACCGCGGACGAGCCGCCGCTGTTCAGCACCTACGATGCGCTGCGGGCTCGCGCGACCGTGCTCCAGCGTTCCGCGCCGGGGCTGGTGCGCATGGTCACCACCAGCCTGCCGAAGGCCCAGGCGAACGGGGTCGAGGACTTGATTGGCCGCATCTCGGTGCTGATCCAGCTCATGTCCTCGAACGCCCCCGCCGATGCGGGCGTCGAGCGGCCGGCCTATGACACGTTCCTCACGCGGCCCGGCACGTCCCTGTGGCTGTACCAGAGCTGCTCCAGCCACGGCTGCGTGGGCGGCATGTCAGCGGAGAAGCACTGGCCCTCGTACATGGTGGACCACGCGGCGGCGCTCAACCGCGCCATGCCGTGGGTGGTGTTCCTCCAGCATGCCTCGGGGGAGTCGTACTACGAGACGACCGCGCGCCTGCCCACCGCGTGGACCGACCAGAGCTTCTATGGCGGGAATGGTGACGGGACGCTGTTCTATCCCGGGACGCCCGAGCGCATCGGCGGCACCACGCACGTGCCCTTGCCGAGCCTCCGCCTCAAGCTCCTGCGCGCGGGCGTGCAGGACTACGAGTGGCTGATGCGCGTGGCGGAGGCGGGCGACCCGGACTTCGCGGCGCAGGTGGCGCGCGAGCTGGTGCCGGCCGCGGATCAGATCACCTTGGACGGCGACGCGTTCGAGCGCGCACGGGAGCGCCTCATCGCGCGCTCCCTCGAGCTGGGGCCCGGAGGACCGAGGCAGGAGTCCATCTGGTCCACGGACCGAGGCTTCTCGGAGACCACGGGCTGTGGCTGTGGCGAGACGTCGCCTGGCACCGCGCTGACGGCCTGTGGCGCGGGGCTCGTCTGGGCGCTGCTGCGGCGTCGCCGTCGGCTCCAGCGCAGCCTCCAGAGCGAGCTGTCGAAGCGCACCCGTGGGTCCTTCCCTTCGCGTCGGCCGTGA
- the carB gene encoding carbamoyl-phosphate synthase large subunit has translation MPKRTDIRKVLVIGSGPIVIGQAVEFDYSGTQAIKALRDEGVEVVLLNSNPATVMTDPEFAHRTYIEPITVEAAERILAAERPDSLLPTMGGQTALNLAKALAEQGILEKYGVRLIGASLEAINKAEDRQLFKAAMQKIGVSLPKSGYATTLADALALTDEIGFPAIIRPSFTLGGTGGGIAYNREEFETICRSGLKASPTSTILVEESVLGWKEYELEVVRDSADNVIIVCSIENLDPMGVHTGDSITVAPAQTLTDREYQRMRQASLAIIREIGVDTGGSNIQFGIHPRDGRMVVIEMNPRVSRSSALASKATGYPIAKIAAKLALGYTLDELRNDITRETPASFEPTIDYVVVKVPRFNFEKFPHADRTLTTSMRSVGEVMAIGRTFPEAYMKALRSMELGRVGLESPELPAEKEEREKVLHESLRVPRPERPWFVAQAFREGMTVEQVHALSAIDPWFLRHIEALVREAQTLADYGRLDQLPDDVLRMAKSHGFSDKYLGRLLGYPEAEVRSHRQARGIRPVYKRVDTCAAEFEAYTPYLYSTYEEEDESPPTDRQKVLILGSGPIRIGQGIEFDYACVHAAFALREAGYETVMVNCNPETVSTDYDTSDRLYFEPLTIEDVLEVSQREKPVGAIVQFGGQTPLRLSVPLEKAGLPILGTSPDAIDRAEDREKFSALIEKLGLTQPENGVARSHAEAFKVAERIGYPVMVRPSYVLGGRAMETVYDAASLERYMREAVSASPEHPVLIDRFLKDAIEVDLDLVADRTGATLIGGVLEHIQEAGVHSGDAAATLPPHSLSPDLVERMKDQANALARELGVVGLMNVQFAIQGKTIYILEVNPRASRTVPFISKATGVPMAKIAALCMVGKTLKELGHTSEPEFRHVAVKESVFPFARFAGVDVILGPEMKSTGEVMGLAEDYPTAFAKSQLAAGVKLPKSGRVFISVKDDDKPAVVDLGRRLRAMGFTLATTRGTHEYLKTKGIETQMVQKVKEGRPNIVDKIVDGEIVLVINTTFGKQEISDSFSLRRESLMHSVPYYTTVQAARMAVGALESLKRSELSVKSLQEYLGVKPQLPARR, from the coding sequence ATGCCAAAGCGTACCGATATCCGCAAGGTTCTTGTGATTGGCTCGGGCCCGATCGTCATCGGGCAGGCCGTCGAGTTCGACTATTCCGGTACCCAGGCCATCAAGGCACTGAGGGACGAAGGCGTCGAGGTGGTGTTGCTCAACAGCAACCCAGCCACCGTGATGACGGACCCCGAGTTCGCCCACCGAACGTACATCGAGCCCATCACCGTGGAGGCGGCCGAGCGAATCCTGGCCGCTGAGCGCCCCGACTCCCTCTTGCCCACCATGGGTGGCCAGACGGCCCTGAATCTCGCCAAGGCCCTGGCCGAGCAGGGAATCCTGGAGAAGTACGGCGTGCGCCTCATCGGCGCATCGCTGGAGGCCATCAACAAGGCGGAGGACCGCCAGCTCTTCAAGGCCGCGATGCAGAAGATTGGCGTGTCGCTCCCCAAGAGCGGCTACGCCACCACGCTCGCTGACGCGCTGGCGCTGACGGACGAGATTGGCTTCCCGGCCATCATCCGTCCGTCCTTCACGCTGGGCGGCACGGGCGGTGGCATCGCGTACAACCGCGAGGAGTTCGAGACCATCTGCCGCTCCGGCCTCAAGGCGAGCCCCACCTCCACCATCCTCGTGGAGGAGAGCGTGCTCGGCTGGAAGGAGTACGAGCTGGAGGTGGTGCGTGACTCGGCGGACAACGTCATCATCGTCTGCTCCATCGAGAACCTGGACCCCATGGGCGTCCACACCGGTGACTCCATCACCGTGGCGCCCGCGCAGACGCTGACGGACCGCGAGTACCAGCGCATGCGCCAGGCCTCGCTGGCCATCATCCGCGAGATTGGCGTCGACACGGGCGGCTCGAACATCCAGTTCGGCATCCACCCGCGCGACGGCCGCATGGTCGTCATCGAGATGAACCCGCGCGTGTCCCGCTCCAGCGCGCTCGCCTCGAAGGCCACGGGCTACCCCATCGCGAAGATCGCCGCGAAGCTGGCGCTGGGCTACACGCTGGACGAGCTGCGCAACGACATCACCCGCGAGACGCCGGCCTCGTTCGAGCCGACCATCGACTACGTGGTGGTGAAGGTCCCCCGCTTCAACTTCGAGAAGTTCCCGCACGCGGACCGCACGCTCACCACCAGCATGCGCTCGGTGGGCGAGGTGATGGCCATTGGCCGCACCTTCCCCGAGGCGTACATGAAGGCCCTGCGCTCCATGGAGCTGGGCCGCGTGGGCCTGGAGTCCCCCGAGCTGCCCGCGGAGAAGGAGGAGCGCGAGAAGGTGCTGCACGAGTCGCTGCGCGTGCCTCGCCCCGAGCGGCCCTGGTTCGTGGCCCAGGCGTTCCGCGAGGGCATGACGGTGGAGCAGGTGCATGCCCTGTCCGCCATCGACCCGTGGTTCCTGCGGCACATCGAGGCGCTGGTCCGCGAGGCGCAGACGCTGGCGGACTACGGCCGGTTGGATCAGCTCCCGGACGACGTGCTGCGGATGGCGAAGTCGCACGGGTTCTCGGACAAGTACCTGGGCCGGCTGCTCGGCTATCCCGAGGCCGAGGTCCGTTCACACCGGCAGGCCCGCGGCATCCGTCCCGTGTACAAGCGGGTGGACACCTGCGCCGCCGAGTTCGAGGCGTACACGCCCTACCTGTACTCGACCTACGAGGAGGAGGACGAGTCGCCTCCCACGGACAGGCAGAAGGTGCTCATCCTGGGCAGCGGTCCCATCCGCATCGGCCAGGGCATCGAGTTCGATTACGCGTGCGTGCACGCGGCCTTCGCGCTGCGCGAGGCCGGGTACGAGACCGTGATGGTCAACTGCAACCCGGAGACGGTGTCCACCGACTACGACACGTCGGACCGCCTCTACTTCGAGCCGCTGACCATCGAGGACGTGCTGGAGGTGTCCCAGCGCGAGAAGCCGGTGGGCGCCATCGTGCAGTTCGGTGGCCAGACGCCGCTGCGGCTCAGCGTTCCCTTGGAGAAGGCGGGCCTGCCGATCCTGGGCACGTCGCCGGACGCCATCGACCGGGCCGAGGACCGCGAGAAGTTCTCCGCCCTCATCGAGAAGCTCGGGCTCACGCAGCCGGAGAACGGCGTCGCGCGCAGCCACGCCGAGGCCTTCAAGGTCGCCGAGCGCATCGGCTATCCGGTGATGGTGCGCCCCTCGTACGTGCTGGGCGGCCGGGCGATGGAGACCGTGTACGACGCGGCCAGCCTGGAGCGGTACATGCGCGAGGCCGTGAGCGCGTCGCCGGAGCACCCGGTGCTCATCGATCGCTTCCTCAAGGACGCCATCGAGGTGGACCTGGACCTGGTGGCGGACCGCACGGGCGCGACGCTCATCGGTGGCGTGCTGGAGCACATCCAGGAGGCCGGCGTGCACTCGGGTGACGCGGCCGCCACGCTGCCGCCGCACTCGCTTTCCCCGGACCTGGTGGAGCGCATGAAGGATCAGGCCAACGCGCTGGCTCGCGAGCTGGGCGTGGTGGGCCTGATGAACGTGCAGTTCGCCATCCAGGGGAAGACCATCTACATCCTGGAAGTGAACCCGCGCGCGAGCCGCACGGTGCCCTTCATCTCCAAGGCCACGGGCGTGCCGATGGCGAAGATCGCCGCGCTCTGCATGGTGGGCAAGACGCTCAAGGAGCTCGGCCACACGTCCGAGCCCGAGTTCCGCCACGTCGCGGTGAAGGAGAGCGTGTTCCCGTTCGCGCGCTTCGCGGGCGTGGACGTCATCCTGGGCCCGGAGATGAAGTCCACGGGCGAGGTGATGGGGCTCGCGGAGGACTACCCCACCGCGTTCGCCAAGAGCCAGCTGGCCGCGGGCGTGAAGCTGCCCAAGTCCGGCCGCGTGTTCATCTCCGTGAAGGACGATGACAAGCCGGCGGTGGTGGACCTGGGCCGCCGTCTGCGCGCCATGGGCTTCACGCTGGCCACCACGCGCGGCACGCACGAGTACCTGAAGACCAAGGGCATCGAGACGCAGATGGTGCAGAAGGTGAAGGAGGGCCGGCCGAACATCGTCGACAAGATTGTCGACGGGGAGATCGTCCTGGTCATCAACACCACCTTCGGCAAGCAGGAGATCTCCGACAGCTTCTCGCTGCGCCGCGAGTCCCTGATGCACTCGGTGCCGTACTACACGACGGTGCAGGCCGCCCGCATGGCGGTGGGCGCCCTCGAGTCGCTGAAGCGCTCCGAGCTGTCGGTGAAGTCGCTCCAGGAGTACCTGGGTGTGAAGCCGCAGCTTCCGGCGCGGCGGTAG
- the coaD gene encoding pantetheine-phosphate adenylyltransferase, with protein sequence MPVAIYPGSFDPLTNGHLSLIQRSLKMFDRLIVAIAVNPKKTPLFSQEERRELILDAVKDSRVEVDSFHGLLVDYVRSRNVGVIVRGLRAVSDFEYEFQLANMNRKLAPNVETVFMMTGEDYFYISSQLVREVASFGGDVSGLVPDNVNARLKAKFAGKT encoded by the coding sequence ATGCCGGTCGCCATCTATCCTGGTTCGTTCGATCCGCTCACCAACGGGCACCTGAGCCTCATTCAGCGCAGCCTGAAGATGTTCGATCGGCTCATCGTGGCCATCGCGGTGAACCCGAAGAAGACGCCGCTGTTCTCGCAGGAGGAGCGGCGCGAGCTGATCCTCGATGCGGTCAAGGACAGCCGGGTGGAAGTGGACTCGTTCCACGGGCTGCTCGTGGACTACGTGCGCAGCCGCAACGTGGGCGTCATCGTTCGCGGGCTGCGGGCGGTGTCGGACTTCGAATACGAGTTTCAGCTCGCGAACATGAACCGCAAGCTGGCGCCCAACGTGGAGACCGTCTTCATGATGACGGGCGAGGACTACTTCTACATCTCCTCGCAGCTGGTGCGCGAAGTGGCGTCCTTCGGCGGTGACGTGTCCGGACTGGTTCCCGACAACGTGAATGCGCGCCTGAAGGCGAAGTTTGCCGGCAAGACGTAA